One genomic segment of Arachis duranensis cultivar V14167 chromosome 4, aradu.V14167.gnm2.J7QH, whole genome shotgun sequence includes these proteins:
- the LOC107482519 gene encoding probable plastid-lipid-associated protein 10, chloroplastic, with the protein MELVFHSASSSYLPWTRRGNDNGWWPLTSSRRSRRSSTKLRVAASVENRKMELLKCIQDTERGLSATPEQRSSIEEALVSLEGYSGGHPISLPKLDGTWRLQYTSAPDVLILLQAAATLPFLQVGQIFQKFECLNQSHGGLVRNIVRWSIPTFLEEQEGATLLVSAKFKLVSLRNIYLQFQEITVQDINISEELQAVIAPAVLPRSFISLQILQFLRAFKAQIPVRDPGRESVGGLYYLSYLDENVLLGRAVGGGGVFVFTRAQSLY; encoded by the exons ATGGAGTTGGTGTTCCATTCAGCATCCTCATCGTACCTACCATGGACAAGAAGAGGCAATGACAATGGCTGGTGGCCCTTGACATCATCAAGGCGATCACGCAGGAGTAGCACAAAGCTGCGAGTGGCTGCATCTGTAGAGAACAGGAAGATGGAGCTGTTGAAGTGCATCCAGGACACCGAAAGAGGTCTCTCCGCCACTCCCGAGCAGCGATCTTCCATCGAGGAGGCTCTGGTGAGCTTAGAAGGCTACAGCGGGGGCCACCCTATCAGTCTCCCCAAATTGGACGGCACATGGCGCCTCCAGTATACTTCTGCTCCCGATGTCCTCATTCTTCTCCAAGCCGCTGCCACTCTTCCTTTCCTTCAGGTTGGACAGATCTTTCAGAAGTTTGAGTGCCTAAATCAATCCCATGGGGGTCTTGTCCGCAATATTGTCCGATGGAGTATTCCAACTTTCTTAGAG GAACAAGAAGGTGCTACGTTACTTGTTTCTGCCAAGTTTAAGCTTGTTTCCCTGCGTAATATCTACCTTCAGTTTCAGGAG ATCACAGTTCAAGATATAAATATTAGCGAAGAACTGCAAGCAGTAATAGCTCCGGCGGTACTACCACGATCTTTTATAAGTCTGCAG ATCTTGCAATTTCTACGTGCATTCAAAGCGCAAATCCCTGTGAGGGATCCAGGAAG GGAATCAGTAGGAGGACTATACTACCTTAGTTATTTGGATGAGAATGTTCTGTTGGGTCGTGCTGTTGGTGGTGGAGGGGTTTTTGTATTTACCAGAGCCCAATCTCTGTACTGA
- the LOC107482515 gene encoding 26S proteasome regulatory subunit 8 homolog A, with the protein MSAGGQTYVLLGLGYESKAHKIFGLFLLIQNQINLCFVPFLLLTFTPPYPSNKRRDETRVRDPFLCPQIAYEEAIQPSIENPVLAIEVEMKHAAEAAPEENCSAKPAVKQGEGLRQYYSLHIHELQLLLRQKTHNLNRLEAQRNELNSRVRMLREELQLLQEPGSYVGEVVKVMGKNKVLVKVHPEGKYVVDIDKNIDITKITPSTRVALRNDSYVLHLVLPSKVDPLVNLMKVEKVPDSTYDMIGGLDQQIKEIKEVIELPIKHPELFESLGIAQPKGVLLYGPPGTGKTLLARAVAHHTDCTFIRVSGSELVQKYIGEGSRMVRELFVMAREHAPSIIFMDEIDSIGSARMESGSGNGDSEVQRTMLELLNQLDGFEASNKIKVLMATNRIDILDQALLRPGRIDRKIEFPNPNEESRLDILKIHSRRMNLMRGIDLKKIAEKMNGASGAELKAVCTEAGMFALRERRVHVTQEDFEMAVAKVMKKETEKNMSLRKLWK; encoded by the exons ATGTCAGCT GGTGGGCAGACATACGTTCTGTTGGGCTTGGGTTACGAAAGTAAAGCCCATAAGATATTTGGTTTATTTCTTTTGATACAAAATCAAATCAACCTTTGTTTTGTTCCCTTCTTATTATTGACATTCACTCCTCCCTACCCATCTAACAAGAGAAGAGACGAGACGAGAGTACGAGACCCTTTTCTTTGTCCTCAAATCGCTTACGAAGAAGCGATCCAACCATCCATTGAGAACCCCGTTCTTGCAATTGAAGTAGAGATGAAACATGCGGCGGAGGCTGCACCGGAGGAAAACTGCTCTGCCAAGCCAGCTGTCAAGCAGGGTGAGGGTCTCCGCCAGTACTACTCTCTCCACATCCATGAGCTGCAGCTCCTTCTCCGCCAGAAGACGCACAACCTCAACCGTCTGGAGGCTCAGCGCAACGAGCTCAATTCTAGAG TGAGGATGCTCCGGGAGGAACTGCAGCTTCTCCAGGAGCCCGGATCGTATGTCGGTGAAGTTGTCAAAGTTATGGGAAAGAATAAAGTCCTAGTCAAG GTTCATCCAGAAGGAAAGTATGTTGTAGacattgataaaaatattgacATTACAAAGATTACTCCATCCACAAGAGTTGCCCTTCGTAATGACAGTTATGTCCTTCATTTAGTATTACCGAGCAAAGTTGATCCGTTGGTCAATCTGATGAAAGTTGAGAAAGTTCCCGATTCTACCTATGACATGATTGGTGGCTTAGACCAGCAAATCAAGGAGATTAAAGAG gtcATTGAGCTGCCAATTAAACATCCTGAACTGTTTGAAAGTCTTGGAATAGCTCAACCTAAG GGTGTTCTACTCTATGGGCCACCTGGTACTGGAAAAACATTGTTGGCTAGGGCAGTGGCGCATCATACTGACTGTACCTTCATCAGGGTATCCGGGTCTGAATTAGTTCAGAAATACATTGGAGAAGGTTCCAGAATGGTCAGGGAACTGTTTGTTATGGCCAG GGAGCATGCTCCATCAATTATCTTCATGGACGAAATTGACAGTATTGGATCTGCTCGAATGGAATCTGGAAGTGGCAATGGTGATAGTGAGGTGCAGCGCACTATGCTGGAACTTCTCAACCAGCTAGATGGATTTGAAGCTTCAAATAAAATCAAG GTTTTGATGGCCACAAACCGGATTGATATTCTGGATCAAGCCCTCCTTAGACCCGGACGAATTGACAGGAAGATTGAATTTCCAAACCCAAATGAGGAG TCTCGGCTAGATATTCTGAAAATCCATTCAAGAAGAATGAACTTAATGCGTGGCATTGATTTGAAGAagattgctgagaagatgaatGGAGCATCTGGTGCAGAGCTTAAG gCTGTGTGCACAGAAGCTGGAATGTTTGCTTTGAGGGAGAGGAGAGTACATGTGACACAGGAGGACTTTGAGATGGCTGTGGCCAAGGTTATGAAAAAGGAAACAGAGAAGAACATGTCATTGCGGAAGTTGTGGAAGtga
- the LOC107482512 gene encoding uncharacterized protein LOC107482512, which translates to MSSYENVVGGKLKLKGKALDVKAGGVKKKKKKNKRDHENQILQTTEDDISAGGSTEQSLGTDDQNANDEGKLSGEGKAAHYDDHLTPAEKRYIEQREQLDVHRLAKIANKSHRDRIQDFNQYLANMSEHYDIPKVGPG; encoded by the exons ATGTCATCGTATGAAAATGTTGTTGGTGGAAAATTGAAGCTCAAGGGAAAGGCACTTGATGTGAAGGCTGGcggagtgaagaagaagaaaaagaagaacaaaagagATCATGAGAATCAGATTTTGCAGACTACCGAAGATGATATTTCAGCAG GTGGGAGCACAGAGCAATCCTTGGGTACGGATGATCAAAATGCAAACGATGAGGGCAAACTGAGTGGGGAAGGGAAGGCTGCTCACTATGATGATCATCTGACACCAGCAGAGAAACGATACATAGAACAGAGGGAGCAACTTGATGTTCATAGGTTGGCCAAGATCGCCAACAAATCTCACCGCGATAGGATTCAGGATTTCAACCAATATCTTGCAAACATGAGCGAGCATTATGATATTCCTAAAGTTGGTCCCGGATAG
- the LOC107482522 gene encoding reticulon-like protein B22 — MDDRSSSRSRSRRVGDGEMGKAVIALICGTLVYYHCAYRNSSIVSLFSDVFIVLLCSLAILGLLFRQMNVEVPVDPLEWQISQDTANTIVACLANTVGAAESVLRVAATGHDKRLFFKVIFCLYVLSALGRLALGITVAYAGLCLFCLYMLAESSQSISSCLSWILGRRNDTSEDQDTIM; from the exons ATGGATGAcagaagcagcagcagaagtagaagtagaagggtTGGGGATGGAGAAATGGGAAAAGCAGTTATTGCATTGATATGCGGCACGCTTGTGTACTATCACTGTGCTTACCGCAATTCCAGCATTGTCTCCCTCTTTTCCGACGTCTTCATTGTGCTTCTCTGTTCTCTCGCCATTCTCGGCCTTCTCTTCCGTCAGATGAACGTCGA GGTGCCTGTGGATCCATTGGAGTGGCAAATCTCTCAGGACACTGCTAATACCATCGTCGCCTGCCTTGCTAACACCGTCGGTGCCGCCGAGTCCGTCTTGAGGGTTGCTGCCACGGGCCATGACAAGAGACTCTTTTTCAAG GTCATTTTTTGCCTTTATGTCTTATCTGCTCTCGGAAGATTAGCTTTGGGTATCACAGTTGCATATGCTG GACTATGCTTGTTTTGTCTTTACATGCTCGCAGAATCTTCTCAATCAATCAGTTCGTGTCTTTCCTGGATATTGGGAAGAAGAAACGACACTAGTGAAGACCAAGACACCATCATGTAA
- the LOC107482513 gene encoding V-type proton ATPase catalytic subunit A: protein MPAVYGSRLTTFEDSEKESEYGYVRKVSGPVVVADGMAGAAMYELVRVGRDNLIGEIIRLEGDSATIQVYEETAGLMVNDPVLRTHKPLSVELGPGILGNIFDGIQRPLKTIAKRSGDVYIPRGVSVPALDKDALWEFQPKKIGEGDLLTGGDLYATVFENSLMQHHIALPPDAMGKITYIAPPGEYSLKDTVLELEFQGVKKKFTMLQTWPVRTPRPVASKLAADTPLLTGQRVLDALFPSVLGGTCAIPGAFGCGKTVISQALSKYSNSDAVVYVGCGERGNEMAEVLMDFPQLTMTLPDGREESVMKRTTLVANTSNMPVAAREASIYTGITLAEYFRDMGYNVSMMADSTSRWAEALREISGRLAEMPADSGYPAYLAARLASFYERAGKVKCLGGPERTGSVTIVGAVSPPGGDFSDPVTSATLSIVQVFWGLDKKLAQRKHFPSVNWLISYSKYSTALESFYEQFDPDFINIRTKAREVLQREDDLNEIVQLVGKDALAEVDKITLETAKLLREDYLAQNAFTPYDKFCPFYKSVWMMRNIIHFYNLANQAVERGAGTDGQKITYTVIKHRLGDLFYRLVSQKFEDPAEGEAALIDKFKKLHEDLTNGFRNLEDEAR, encoded by the exons ATGCCTGCCGTTTACGGATCTCGCCTCACCACCTTCGAGGATTCCGAGAAGGAGAGTGAATACGGTTACGTTCGCAAG GTATCTGGACCAGTCGTGGTTGCTGATGGAATGGCCGGGGCTGCTATGTATGAGCTGGTGCGTGTTGGTCGTGACAATCTCATTGGTGAGATTATTCGTCTCGAAGGGGACTCTGCTACCATCCAAG TCTATGAGGAAACGGCCGGTTTGATGGTTAATGATCCAGTGTTACGTACACACAAG CCTTTGTCCGTGGAGTTGGGACCTGGAATACTGGGAAACATTTTTGATGGAATTCAG AGGCCTTTGAAAACTATTGCCAAAAGATCTGGTGATGTGTATATTCCTCGTGGTGTCTCTGTTCCAGCTCTTGACAAAGATGCACTCTGGGAATTTCAGCCTAAGAAAATTG GCGAAGGAGATCTATTGACCGGTGGAGATCTATATGCG ACTGTTTTTGAGAACAGTCTAATGCAACACCATATCGCACTTCCACCTGATGCCATGGGAAAGATAACCTACATAGCACCACCTGGCGAATATTCCCTGAAG GATACTGTGTTGGAGCTCGAGTTTCAAGGTGTTAAAAAGAAGTTCACCATGCTTCAG ACCTGGCCCGTACGTACACCAAGGCCTGTTGCATCAAAACTTGCAGCTGATACTCCTCTTCTTACTGGTCAG CGAGTTCTTGATGCCCTCTTCCCCTCTGTTCTTGGTGGGACTTGTGCCATCCCTGGAGCTTTTGGTTGTGGTAAAACAGTCATCAGTCAAGCTCTTTCTAAG TATTCCAATTCCGATGCTGTTGTTTACGTTGGTTGTGGGGAACGTGGAAATGAAATGGCTGAA GTTCTGATGGACTTCCCACAACTTACAATGACATTGCCTGATGGCCGTGAAGAATCTGTGATGAAGCGAACAACATTAGTGGCTAACACTTCAAACATGCCAGTCGCTGCTCGTGAAGCTTCAATTTATACAG GAATCACTTTAGCTGAGTATTTTAGAGATATGGGTTACAATGTCAGTATGATGGCAGATTCAACATCTAGATGGGCAGAAGCATTGCGTGAAATCTCTGGACGTCTG GCAGAAATGCCTGCTGACAGTGGATATCCTGCTTACCTTGCTGCACGTTTAGCCTCTTTCTATGAACGTGCTGGAAAAGTAAAATGCCTTGGAGGTCCTGAACGAACAGGTAGTGTCACAATTGTTGGTGCTGTTTCTCCACCTGGAGGAGATTTTTCAGATCCTGTGACATCTGCAACTCTCAGTATTGTTCAG GTTTTCTGGGGTTTGGACAAAAAGCTTGCTCAAAGAAAGCACTTTCCTTCTGTGAACTGGCTTATTTCTTATTCAAAGTACTCAACG GCACTTGAAtccttttatgagcaattcgaTCCAGATTTTATCAACATTAGGACAAAGGCTCGTGAAGTACTGCAAAGAGAAGATGACCTGAATGAAATTGTTCAG CTTGTAGGCAAGGATGCTTTAGCTGAAGTGGATAAGATCACCTTAGAAACTGCAAAACTTTTGAGAGAGGATTATCTTGCTCAAAATGCCTTTACACC ATATGACAAATTCTGTCCCTTCTACAAGTCTGTTTGGATGATGCGCAACATTATCCATTTCTACAATTTGGCAAACCAG GCAGTAGAGAGGGGAGCTGGTACAGATGGACAAAAGATCACCTACACTGTTATCAAGCATCGATTGGGAGATCTCTTCTATCGTTTAGT GTCTCAGAAATTTGAGGATCCAGCAGAAGGTGAAGCTGCTTTGATTGACAAATTTAAGAAATTACATGAGGACCTCACTAATGGTTTCCGCAACCTTGAGGATGAAGCCCGATGA
- the LOC107482518 gene encoding probable mitochondrial adenine nucleotide transporter BTL1 produces the protein MSPKLPSPSHFHLNSHSQGQQKKFKKQGVFGDMYSMMLFPLPLPKDVSIIMESDKDSAFQLPNLAHAFREFLGTREVGEFVSGALAGAMTKAVLAPLETIRTRMVVGVGSKNIAGSFVQVIEEQGWQGLWAGNTINMLRIIPTQAIELGTFECVKRAMTSLQDKWKLEECPKLQIGSINLNLSLSWISPVAVAGAAAGIASTLCCHPLEVIKDRLTVSPEVYPNLSIAVRNIYKDGGIGAFYAGISPTLVGMLPYSTCYYFMYDTIKKSYCETKNKKSLSRPEMLVIGALAGFTASTISFPLEVARKRLMVGALQGKCPPNMAAALSEVIQEEGLKGLYRGWAASCLKVMPSSGITWMFYEAWKDILVVQKCHSL, from the exons ATGTCGCCAAAACTCCCCTCTCCCTCTCACTTTCACCTTAACTCTCATTCTCAG GGACAGCAGAAGAAGTTTAAGAAGCAGGGTGTCTTCGGAGACATGTACAGCATGATGCTGTTTCCGCTCCCCCTTCCCAAAGATGTGTCGATCATTATGGAATCCGACAAAGACTCCGCCTTTCAACTACCTAACCTTGCACATGCTTTCCGA GAATTTCTGGGGACTAGGGAGGTTGGCGAGTTTGTTAGCGGGGCGCTTGCAGGAGCCATGACTAAAGCCGTACTTGCCCCTCTTGAGACCATCAG GACAAGAATGGTGGTTGGTGTTGGCTCCAAAAATATAGCTGGTAGCTTTGTTCAGGTTATAGAGGAGCAGGGTTGGCAAGGATTGTGGGCTGGAAACACCATCAATATGCTTCGTATAATTCCTACACAAGCTATTGAGCTTGGCACCTTTGAGTGTGTAAAACGGGCAATGACATCTCTCCAAGACAAATGGAAACTGGAAGAATGCCCCAAGTTGCAGATAGGTTCCATCAACTTGAACTTGTCTTTGTCCTGGATTTCACCTGTTGCTGTGGCCGGGGCAGCTGCAGGGATTGCCAGCACACTCTGTTGTCACCCTCTTGAGGTTATCAAG GATCGGTTGACTGTAAGTCCTGAAGTCTACCCGAATTTGAGCATTGCAGTTAGAAATATTTATAAAGACGGTGGTATTGGTGCTTTTTATGCTGGTATATCACCTACTCTGGTTGGCATGCTTCCGTACAGCACATGTTATTACTTCATGTATGATACAATAAAGAAGTCTTATTGTGAGACGAAAAATAAGAAGTCTTTAAGTCGTCCAGAGATGCTTGTGATTGGGGCTCTAGCGG GTTTTACTGCCAGCACAATTAGCTTCCCCTTAGAGGTGGCGAGGAAGCGGCTGATGGTGGGAGCTTTACAAGGTAAGTGCCCACCAAACATGGCAGCTGCACTTTCAGAAGTgattcaagaagaaggcttGAAGGGACTCTACAGAGGTTGGGCTGCAAGCTGTTTGAAGGTCATGCCGTCCTCTGGCATCACCTGGATGTTCTATGAGGCATGGAAGGACATACTGGTTGTTCAAAAGTGTCATTCATTATAG
- the LOC107482516 gene encoding uncharacterized protein LOC107482516, producing the protein MDFLKIKKFRKSQKADGGKDLVNKDVLEPEEPKPNSGGPDQCKPVNADPVAETEDDDDFITNEVKRRLKELRRNSFMVLIPEEDSCPEEGEDEEDEGETSSNDWRDVEAEGQQWWRGFDAVYEQYCERMLFFDRMSTQQLNEVGKGPQYPSTPSPRSASRKLASPLRCLSLKKFEGPDDETEHLQQPEHDPYQDIETAYVGQMCLTWEALHCQFSHLSHKISWQPENPTCYNHSAQQFQQFQVLLQRFIENEPFEQGLRAEIYARTRNTLPKLLQVPNIQGSEHESIDESDSRVLAPDLVKIIESSILTFHQFLKRDKKKSGGVINLFGNQSQLATPLHQVQSTLEKKVLKLKEVRRKKKGWKKNSWPEKHEDIQLLLGLIDVKILSRVLRMTRMSREQLFWCEEKIKKLDFLSNGRLERDPCPSLFPC; encoded by the exons ATGGATTTTTTGAAGATCAAAAAGTTCAGAAAATCTCAGAAAGCAGATGGAGGAAAGGATCTGGTGAACAAGGACGTGCTAGAGCCTGAGGAACCTAAACCTAACTCTGGCGGTCCTGACCAGTGTAAACCTGTGAATGCAGATCCTGTGGCGGAAactgaggatgatgatgattttattACAAATGAAGTAAAGAGAAGGCTGAAAGAGTTGAGAAGAAACAGTTTTATGGTGTTGATTCCAGAAGAAGATTCGTGCCCTGAGGAAGGGGAGGATGAAGAGGACGAAGGAGAGACAAGCTCCAATGACTGGAGAGATGTGGAAGCAGAGGGTCAGCAATGGTGGCGTGGCTTTGATGCTGTATATGAACAGTACTGCGAAAGAATGCTGTTCTTCGATCGGATGAGCACACAGCAGCTTAATGAAGTTGGCAAAG GTCCACAGTATCCTTCAACTCCATCACCAAGATCTGCATCAAGGAAGTTGGCATCTCCCCTTCGTTGTCtttccttaaaaaaatttgaaggtCCTGATGATGAGACTGAACATCTTCAGCAGCCAGAACATGATCCCTACCAGGATATTGAAACAGCATATGTTGGTCAAATGTGCTTAACTTGGGAGGCACTCCACTGCCAATTCTCTCATTTGAGTCACAAGATATCTTGGCAACCTGAAAATCCTACGTGTTACAATCACAGTGCTCAGCAGTTTCAACAGTTCCAAGTTCTATTACAAAGGTTTATTGAAAATGAGCCGTTTGAGCAGGGCCTCCGGGCCGAAATTTATGCTCGAACTCGGAACACTTTGCCTAAACTTCTTCAGGTTCCTAATATACAAG GATCAGAACATGAATCCATAGATGAATCAGACTCGAGAGTTCTGGCTCCTGATCTTGTGAAGATAATTGAAAGCTCTATCCTAACATTCCACCAGTTCCTGAAGAGGGACAAGAAAAAGTCAGGCGGGGTCATCAACCTCTTTGGAAATCAGAGCCAGCTTGCAACTCCTCTACACCAGGTTCAGTCTACTCTTGAGAAG AAAGTGTTGAAGCTGAAGGAAGTGcgtagaaagaagaaagggtgGAAAAAGAATAGTTGGCCGGAGAAGCATGAGGACATTCAGCTGTTGCTTGGGCTGATCGACGTGAAAATCCTGTCGAGGGTTCTGAGAATGACGAGGATGAGCAGAGAACAACTGTTTTGGTGTGAGGAGAAGATAAAGAAACTGGATTTTTTATCAAATGGTAGGTTAGAGAGGGATCCGTGTCCAAGCCTCTTCCCTTGCTAG